The proteins below are encoded in one region of Geotoga petraea:
- the rplT gene encoding 50S ribosomal protein L20: MRVKRAVTSRKKKKKFLKAAKGYRGAMSRRYSLAKQQFYRSGAYAYQGRKKKKGDFRRLWITRINAAARNEGIKYNELIHGLKIANININRKMLSDIAINDYDTFKEYVKIAREALNA, from the coding sequence ATGAGAGTTAAAAGAGCAGTTACTTCAAGGAAAAAGAAAAAGAAATTTTTAAAAGCTGCAAAAGGTTATAGGGGTGCAATGAGCAGAAGATACTCATTGGCAAAACAACAATTCTATAGATCAGGAGCATATGCTTACCAAGGTAGAAAGAAGAAAAAAGGTGACTTCAGAAGGCTTTGGATTACAAGAATTAATGCAGCAGCAAGAAATGAAGGTATTAAATACAACGAGTTAATTCATGGATTAAAAATCGCAAACATTAACATAAATAGAAAAATGTTATCAGATATTGCTATTAACGATTATGATACCTTTAAAGAATATGTAAAAATCGCTAGAGAAGCATTAAATGCATAA
- the rpmI gene encoding 50S ribosomal protein L35, protein MAKQKIKTKSAAKKRFKVTGTGKIIRHRSHTGHNTGKKKNSKMRALKKQQVIDPAFEDAAKKLLGQK, encoded by the coding sequence ATGGCTAAACAAAAAATAAAGACAAAAAGTGCAGCAAAAAAAAGATTCAAAGTTACTGGAACAGGGAAAATAATTAGACATAGAAGTCACACAGGCCATAACACAGGTAAAAAGAAAAATTCTAAAATGAGAGCTTTAAAGAAACAACAAGTTATAGATCCTGCTTTTGAAGATGCAGCTAAGAAATTATTAGGCCAAAAATAA
- the infC gene encoding translation initiation factor IF-3, translated as MVKNEGIRASKVLLINAEGEKVGQVSKQEALKSARESGLDLVLVAPNAKPPVVKVMDYGKYVYEKEKKEKEAKKNQKKQVLKEMKFRLRIDDHDFDTKVNKIRDFLLEGNKVRAVIMFLGRDIMFKDRGKELIDRIVEETKDIANVGRKAKMQGRDMDIFLEPDPKKIRQYNKNKES; from the coding sequence GTGGTAAAGAATGAAGGGATCAGGGCTTCAAAAGTATTGCTTATTAACGCCGAAGGCGAAAAAGTAGGGCAAGTATCAAAACAAGAAGCTTTGAAATCAGCAAGAGAATCGGGATTAGATCTAGTTCTTGTTGCGCCAAATGCAAAACCACCTGTTGTTAAGGTTATGGACTACGGTAAATATGTTTATGAAAAAGAAAAAAAAGAAAAGGAAGCAAAAAAGAACCAGAAAAAACAAGTATTAAAAGAAATGAAATTTAGATTGAGAATCGATGATCATGATTTTGACACAAAAGTCAATAAAATAAGAGATTTCTTATTGGAAGGTAACAAAGTAAGGGCTGTAATCATGTTCTTGGGAAGGGATATTATGTTCAAAGATAGAGGTAAAGAATTAATAGATAGAATTGTGGAAGAAACAAAAGACATTGCAAATGTTGGTAGGAAAGCAAAAATGCAAGGTAGAGACATGGACATATTCCTTGAGCCTGATCCCAAAAAAATAAGACAATATAACAAAAATAAAGAAAGCTAA
- a CDS encoding FmdB family zinc ribbon protein, whose product MPIYRYKCKDCGEEFTVMHSMNEKPNIKCEVCGSEAEKIIGNIGISFKGSGYYVNDSKKSDNKAKTK is encoded by the coding sequence ATGCCAATTTATAGATATAAATGTAAAGATTGTGGAGAAGAGTTCACAGTTATGCATTCTATGAATGAAAAACCAAACATAAAATGTGAAGTGTGTGGATCTGAAGCAGAAAAGATTATTGGAAATATAGGAATTTCATTCAAAGGTTCAGGTTATTATGTTAACGATTCTAAAAAAAGTGATAACAAAGCAAAAACAAAGTGA
- a CDS encoding N-glycosylase/DNA lyase: MNDLINKLNSIKPIIKDEVETRFNEFKDLGENGDKLDLFSELSFCVMTANWSSKGGIKAQNYIGKESFANLDEKKLNKKMKEVGHRFPNTRTKYIVANRWIIDELPEIIKKDPYESRKYIAKNVKGIGWKEASHFLRNVGVKDLAILDKHIMRIMQKNGMILEIPKSGWSENKYLDIEEKLRPLSLKFGEDMGKLDLYLWYLAKGTIDK, translated from the coding sequence ATGAATGATTTGATTAACAAACTAAACAGTATAAAACCAATTATAAAAGATGAAGTAGAAACAAGATTTAATGAGTTTAAAGATTTAGGTGAAAATGGGGATAAATTAGACCTTTTTTCTGAACTATCGTTTTGTGTAATGACTGCAAATTGGTCTTCAAAAGGTGGAATAAAAGCACAAAATTATATAGGCAAAGAATCTTTTGCGAATTTAGATGAAAAAAAATTGAACAAAAAGATGAAAGAAGTTGGACACAGATTTCCAAATACAAGGACAAAATATATAGTTGCCAATAGATGGATTATAGATGAACTACCTGAAATCATAAAAAAGGATCCTTATGAATCAAGAAAATATATAGCTAAAAATGTAAAAGGAATTGGTTGGAAAGAAGCAAGTCATTTTTTAAGAAATGTTGGGGTAAAAGATTTGGCCATTTTGGATAAACATATAATGCGAATTATGCAAAAAAATGGTATGATTTTGGAAATCCCAAAATCAGGTTGGTCTGAAAATAAGTATTTAGATATTGAAGAAAAACTTCGCCCATTATCTTTGAAGTTCGGTGAAGATATGGGGAAATTGGATTTATATCTTTGGTATTTAGCAAAAGGGACAATAGACAAATGA